The genomic DNA GAATGGCATACGAAACAAAACCAATGATAATCAAAAGCATATGGCCATTACTAATCAACCAAGCTCAAGCGAAGCTTTGATGTTAATCATACAGTATCGTTCCCCAATATCACCAATTCTCTTGATCATTATGTAGCAGACGACCTTTTTGTGGTCAAAACGAACTTCTCAATCAGATATGGTCAAAGGTCCTTTTCCCCCTGGAAGTACACTATAACACAagtcctttttatttatttttcgaGTATTATATATTGTGGCAAGTTGACTTGGTCCCGCTTCTGTCTTCTTGAGATTTCATTGTAATATGTCACGTgggtaaaagaaaaataataacaataataattgaaactaaaaattaaaaataataaaaggtaTAGATTGGTCAACCCAAAAGGAGGTGAAGGTGGGTTGACCCAGAAAATGGGCAAGAACCCAAACCAGCTGCGACATAGGCAAGAGACCCCCGTCTAGTGACGGCAACGTAGGCAGGAGATTGTTTAGCAACGACGGCAGAGGCGGGAAACAAGGGCAGAGCCACATAAGGCTCAGCTGCCCCCATtgggccaattttttttttggtttttaagtatttaaaaaataataatattttatattaataaatcaaacACTCAAATAGCTTTTCTTAAACTGTCTTTTAAAACGCATTCATAAGCTTAAACTCCACCTTAAACAATACCCAACAAAACcttaatcatattttaatacCATCACTGTAAAGTTTTCTCTATGATCTTTTTACTAATTTAGTATTCTAAAAGTGTTAATATTTTGAATGCGATTTCTCATAATAGTGTGAATATTTTGAATGTGATTTCTCATGATAGtaatttgattgatattactcTTAGCAAGATAATTAGCTTTGTTAAGATTTAGAAAGTTCCAATAAATAGATCTTcaggaaaatataaaaataaagatttagatataagatatattaaaaattaattaaaacaagcaagtaaataaaattaaatagaaatcaTTTACTTCTCTCTAACCAAGATGTTGAAGACGATCAGGTAGACACAATTGATAGCCTAATGATAGGCAAAGATGGCAATGGATTAAGGATGAGTCCTAAATCAAAACTTGCTTGAAGATGCCAAGATGAACTCATAAAATATTCTTTGTTAGTGTCGAGAAAAGGTTACTGAgcacataaaatcaaatcataaaatattttgtaaacgAGAAATACTAGGACTAAAAAGCCCAATTAGAAATCAAGATGATTTCCATGTAAAAAATCGTcccaaaatcatatattttctaataaaaaatcgAGATGATTCATTTTAACTTGTAAAAagtttttgcattttaatatatcattattgtcttatttttaaaattatattttttgcatttaaGTTCGCCCTCAAATCAAAACCTCGACTCCGCCCCTAGCAGGAAATCCACCGTCTCCTGCCCCCTCTTTCGGCGACAACAACGCACCATCTCGACCTTTCGAAAACTCGTGACGAGGGACCATTCATGTCTTGTGAGGATGGTAAAATTGTCAGATGTTTTCCTTGTGAATCGAGAGGGAGTCCCACATAATGCACAAATTGGACAACTCTAGCATGATAGACATCATCTGTAACAATCATAATCTTAAAGGACTTAGAATTGCTCcatactcctctataaataagtaggGTCTTAGTACGTAGAATTGCTCCATactcctttataaataagcaatCTTCAAGTCTTTAACATCTTTAACGTTTGACTTAAATATCGGAGTATTTACGCGAAGACTTCCATATGCCCTCTAATTGTTTCTTCTCTAGCAGGCTCAAGTAACTTGACGATGATGTTTTTAATCGAataaagttattattatatctctGCAACAACAATTGACACAATTTGTGAAAAATGTCCAAAAAGCCTAAGGATACTATAATGGTTCTCACACGGTCTCAAGTTGCAGGTAATAGACACGATGAAAAGGGCCTTCCAATCCGAGAACATGCATGAAGCACTTAAGCAACTCCATGAAGAAAGTACGAAGGCCCTTCGAGAGAAGGCTAGGTTCTTCCACCTTGTCGCAAACTGCATTACCCCATACACTATAAAACTATATATCTCAGCCTTAGGAAAatgaagcccaagcccaagaaGTCTTAGGGAGACTGACAAAAGATCACAGGAGACTGTTAGAGAACTGCAGGAGACTAAAAAAGGTCTCCAGGAGATCACTCATCCAAGAGTCCCACGAGAAGAGAATCAAGAAAGAAGTCCTTGAGAGAACCCCCTTCGAGGACCTCTACAGAAGACTGCACACCATGAAGGCCATCGAGACCGTTTGGGCAAACCTCGAGGAACACTAGTCCAAAATGAAAGAACTCTCCCTCAACCCGATGAAAGGTACCACGAAATAGTCGAAAACACGGGACCAAACACAGCCTTTAAGCATCAGCTAAGTCAATCCATTCCCATTATTGAGATTCTGAAGATATGAAAAGGATAGTGGAGCAAGTCCTAGAGCAAAAGAAGTTAGTGGTCGCGGAAAAAGACCTAAACGGAATGAAAACACCTTTCACCATGGAAATCATGGAGAAGCAGctttctccaaaatttaaaatgcccCAAGTTAGTTCTTACTCGAGCAAGACAGACCCTCactatcatataaaaaattacgaGGCCGTCATGATGCTCCACAATTGGAAAGATGCCACTATGTATCGAGCTTTCTCATTGACCTTGACTAACCATGCTCGAATTTGGTTCAATAGCCTCAGCGAGGGATCTATCTCCTCTTTCAAACAACTACGAAAAGAGTTCATAAAGACCTTCATCATAAACTATTAACGTAAGAAAGACTCTACATACTTAGTATCGCAAGGAAGCAAAGAAACTCTAAGACAACATTTGGATCAATTCAAAAATGCCACTTTGAAAATTCGCAACTTACATGTTGGGATGGCAGTCATAGCAATATTGCTCCAAGGCACTAGGTTTATACAACCATAAGAGTCATTGGCTCTTAAACAACCAACATCATTAGCTAACCTGTTTGTGTGTGTTAATGAATACATATTGCAAGCTAAAGTAATGAAAGTGGTTACTACTAACGAAGAAAAAgacaagagaaaagaaagagattcTGATGACTATGAAGgcaatatagaaaataaatctaGGAAGAATAACGGTCCCTCAAAACTACAATACAAGAATTACACTCAGCTTTCTGAGCCCCAATCCCACATCATGGAAGCCATTGAAAGATCATATCTGTTGAAATTTCCCATAAGAATGAACTAACCCATGGAAAGATATAAAAACACTTATTGCAGATTTCACAAAACATATGGGCACAACACGAACAGGTGTCGTGATTTGacaaatcaaattgaatcccTGATCAAGAATGGAAGACTTCAAAGATATGTTCAAACAAAAGACAAGGATAGGAAGAGACATGAAAAAGAGACAAAGAAAAAGGACAAGCACACTAATGAAAGATAGTATGATGATAGGAGAAGAGATCGAAGAAAGACAGAATCCCTCACTAGACAACAAACCAATTAATCAAGTTATCTATGTGATATCAGGGGAAGAAACCATGGCATGCCATACTTTGTTGTCAAAGAAAGTCTATGCACGACAAACCTACCAAGTTAATTATGTTATGTCCATACAAGACAATGAGGAAGTTATCGCTTTTATGCCAACAGGTCAAGGGGAAATCATAATGCCACATGATGATCCTTTAGTTATCTTATATGTGATCGCTAAACATCCTATTAGAAGAATACTGATAGACAACGACAACTTAGTTAACGTGATATACTAAAATTggttaaaaaatatgaatatttccATGTAATGCTTGAAAATTGTCCACTCTCCTTTATTTAGTTTCACAAGGGAATTAGTCACTATAGCGAGAGCGATACCACTAACCATCACCTTGAGCACAAAGCCCCAGAACACCACCAAACAAGCCAACTTCATAGTAGTCAAAACAcattcatcaaaatataatgtcATATTGGGCATCCATTCTTGAATGATATAAGAGCAGTGATATCTTCAAGGTACCTGTTAATAAAATTCTCGATAGCTAATGGAATAGGGCAAGTCCAAGGAGAATAGAGAAAAACCTGCAGCTATTACATCTCCTCTACAAATAAGATGATACAAAGAAAACTCTCACTATTGTGGAACAGTCTGTAAACTAGCCCCAACCTGTGAAGAAGTTAGAAGTGGTAACTTTTCACAAAGATGATATGAAAAAGTTAGTTTATGTAGGGAGTCAACTACCAGAAGAAACCAAGGAAGAAATAGTAAATTGCCTAAAAGAGAACACGGATATCTTTGATTGAACACTAATGGACATTCCCAAAATAAGTCCAAAAGTAATTTCATATCATCTGAATGTAAATCCAAACATTAGACCCGTCAAGCAAAAGAAGATAAACATCGCCCTAGAAAGACAACAAGTTCTAGACAAGGAGATCAACAAGTTACTAGCTACAGGGTTCATTCAAGAAGTCTATTACCTTGAACGGTTAGTCAACATGGTCATGGTGAAGAACATGAATAGAAAATGGCCAATCTACATGGATTTCACTAACCTGAACAAAGCGTGTCCAAAGAACTCATATCCATTGCCTTGAATTGACAAGTTGGTTGACGAAACATCTGAGTATAAATTACTGAGTTTTCTGGATGCTTTTTTCGAGATATCACCAAGTCATGATGTATTCAccaaatgctaaaaaaaatgcCTTCGTCGTAGAAAGAGGGACGCACTGCTACAAAGTTATGtcttttggtttgaaaaatgcCGAGTCCACATATTAGAGAATGGTAAATAAAGTCTTTAAAGACCTATTAGAAAATACCATAGAGGCATACGCAAATGATATGATAGTGAAAAGTAAAAGCAACGAAACTCAtgctaaaaaattaacaagAGTTTCTAACGTGCTTCGAAAACACGTTAAACAAGCAGGATTAGCATCATCTATAAGAGATAAATATCATCTGTAAGAATGCTAATTATAGAGGATTTAGAATTGCTCTatattcctctataaataagcaggATTTCATTCTAGAAAATGTACGTCACTAATACTGGTATGAATACAACCTTCAAATCTTTAGCATCTTCAGtgtctaaattaaatattagcgTATTTACGCGGGGACTTCCCTACATCCTCTGactgtttcttttcttatagGTTCAGACTATTTGATGATGATGTTTCCAATTgaataaatttgttgttgtatCTTGACAACACTACATTGATATGTAATTATATCCTCCTCATGTTCCACATTTTCTAACCAAAATTTTTAGTCTTACCTCTCTTTTATCACAaacatttattattatcattattattattgttgctgCCTAAtgacaacaataaatttgtttgaCTAGGAACGTCTCGTCAAGTTGCCTGAAgctataaacaaaaaaaagtcaaatgACTCCTAGAGGTCCCTATATAAACACTCTAATGCTTAAATCAGCCACTAAAtataatgaatattttattgaaattagtaTCAAAGACGTACTTTTTTAGAAATAAATgactatttatttatagagaaatatgaagtaatcttaattaattcagGATTAGTATTTTTGtagataacgtttatcttgaGTCATCCTAATCTTGTTAAAATTAAGATTCTTATAATTAACGTTTATCTTGGTTTTTTCTAATCCAACTGAGATttgaattgttatagatgacGTTTATTTCTTATAAATGACGTTTATCTCGTCCTTTTGGAgatcaaatttcttataaatgatatttatcataatattttgaaattattttaaaattaaaatttttatggataattatctattatttttttgaaatatttgaaagaatttttgaatgtcaaaattatttaatttgtgcATTTTGTGTACGaaaaatttatactttttagcccaaaaaattatttttgacttttaaacttttttatcttttaataaaattttatcaatagcacaacaattattattattattattactatcaGTAGAAGTAGAAGTAGAGCAGCCTACCAGCCTAGTGCAAGAGAATAGGATCAAAAATTGTGGCCGGAACATTTGGAAGAAGGCTGGCCAAGAACAACGCTAATTGGCCCAAATTAACAGTCTTATAGGACTTTATTTTCGGCTCATTTTACCCTCTGGAATTTTGGAAAAGATTGGTTCCAGCTGGCAAAAAGAAGCAAGCAGAGTCAGAGCGTTAGCTGGATGGTCAATAAAAACAGATCTCCAGAGGAAATTCACTCCCAAATGAAAACAATATCAGCTAGGAAATTAAACCAGGTTGGTCAAATAAATTAAGGgtataataattacattcaaGAACAGCCATAAGTTACCAAGTTTCTATCCAAGAAATTAATAGCTAATCACTTCAACTCTGCGCCAACATTTATGTACATTTGAATTCACAAAATCCTTGATCCTTCATGCATTGTTTACCCAGAGCAGTTCGGTCTCCCAAGTGATTTAAGCAGAGCAGACAGCAGCTACATGTCTTGCTTCGGCTTCCGGCTCAGTTCTGAATAGTGACCTCCCATTAGCTGCAAAATCTCTCCCCACAAACCCTCCGATGGAGTGATTGTTGAGGCTCCAAATATCAAATTTGGACTACATGCAGCTACGTACCAATAATCCGATTCGATCTCGTCTCTCAGTTGATCCAGCTGCCACCCGGCATACCCGACAAAGAACTTGAAGTCTTGAGGCTTAAGCACCCCTTTCTTCACCAGCCCAGCAGCTTCGTTTAAGCTGTTCCGAGCTCCATAACACAGGCCTGGTAGTACCTCTTCGAAAGCGGGAATTTGGGATTTCTCTCCCGTTTTCAGCAAGAACATGTTCGCCTCGAGGGGTCCACCAAAATGCAAAGAACAATCGGGAAATGTGGTTGCCAGATGAAGATTGGTTGGTTTCATGTGCCTAATCCTTTTATTTAGTGGCCGGTTTATGACAACCCCAAACGGTCCCTCTTGGGGATGCCTGGTTCCAGATCTGAGGAGGAGGACGACTGTCCTTTCAAATGTTCGAACTCCATCGAGCTTTTCTGTGGCGACAAGAACGCAGCCCCTCTCCGGTGACGAAATTGGGTGGGCCCACTTCGGACCAAGAGGTTTGGACTCGGGCTGAGCCCCGTCTTGGTTCTGTGAACCAGTCCCCACAGTATCAGCCTGGTAAAATTCTCAAAAAGTAAAATTCACCATTCAAAGAGCAAGCATATTAGATTTCATAATCGCTATCAACCATGATGCtctattatttcaaaattgCTCATTCTCCAAAATTAGCAATAAAATTGGAGGCCATGGCCCATGGTTAATTAACCGTGAAGATAGAATAGGTACTTCAAGATGGTTTCTCAATTATCTTACTCTTGACCTATAACCCGCTTAGAAAGTACTTGGTAAACTTTATTCTCGTTCCCAATTGTAAGCCACCCTCTCTACAGCATAGTGTTCTAGCACTCAATAAACAAATAGGCATCAATTTGGGAGGCGAAAGAACAGGATCAGCAGGCGTATCAACCATTTAATGAACTCACTGTTTAACTGAATTGAAAATTTCAGCGTATCAGTGAAATTACAGagcatatatttttaagaaaattagcCCTGAAATTTCATAACAAGCAGTTCATTTTAGGGAGAAACAAATgacaaataaatgaaaaaataatgacaata from Diospyros lotus cultivar Yz01 chromosome 4, ASM1463336v1, whole genome shotgun sequence includes the following:
- the LOC127800293 gene encoding uncharacterized protein LOC127800293 isoform X1 — its product is MDLWAVRVNNAHVSPFLLRNSIPGRPNSSNLRKMGSFRFEDGGVFEIKVSRWNVSGYRSLGVRAMGKKNPENSNSSSSSGNGDQPIPEGDGAKGNHSSSESHKSNDSTSQKSYHKILDWREFRASLFAREQADTVGTGSQNQDGAQPESKPLGPKWAHPISSPERGCVLVATEKLDGVRTFERTVVLLLRSGTRHPQEGPFGVVINRPLNKRIRHMKPTNLHLATTFPDCSLHFGGPLEANMFLLKTGEKSQIPAFEEVLPGLCYGARNSLNEAAGLVKKGVLKPQDFKFFVGYAGWQLDQLRDEIESDYWYVAACSPNLIFGASTITPSEGLWGEILQLMGGHYSELSRKPKQDM
- the LOC127800293 gene encoding uncharacterized protein LOC127800293 isoform X2 codes for the protein MDLWAVRVNNAHVSPFLLRNSIPGRPNSSNLRKMGSFRFEDGGVFEIKVSRWNVSGYRSLGVRAMGKKNPENSNSSSSSGNGDQPIPEGDGAKGNHSSSESHKSNDSTSQKSYHKILDWREFRASLFAREQNQDGAQPESKPLGPKWAHPISSPERGCVLVATEKLDGVRTFERTVVLLLRSGTRHPQEGPFGVVINRPLNKRIRHMKPTNLHLATTFPDCSLHFGGPLEANMFLLKTGEKSQIPAFEEVLPGLCYGARNSLNEAAGLVKKGVLKPQDFKFFVGYAGWQLDQLRDEIESDYWYVAACSPNLIFGASTITPSEGLWGEILQLMGGHYSELSRKPKQDM